From Spiroplasma endosymbiont of Amphimallon solstitiale:
CCTGTAAATCCATATTCATAAATATTATTACCATTAAAATGAAAAATGTGATTTTTTGCTACATCACTGTTACCAATAAGTAATTCAAAAAAAACAGCCGCTACATTATATCTTTGAAAATCATAAGCTGAAATAACATCACTAGTTGCAACATTAGGATCACCCATAGTCTGACCACAACCTCAAAGTGTTGACATCAATAAAAAAGTCCCTAAAATAATTTTAGTTCATTTTCATGTTATTTTTAATCAAACGTTTTTTTTCTGTTGTTCAGGAAATAAAAACTTTTTATATTGCATTAAATTTACTCTCCTATAATGGGATTTTCATTAAAAGATGTAATAAAGAACTAAGATTTTCTTCATATGTATTAGATAAATAATTTTTTCTAATCATAATTACTATATCTACTGGTCAATCTTTTTTAATATCTACTAACATTCCTCGTACTTGACGTTTAATCTTATTACGTGCAAAAGCAAAACGAACTAGTTTTTTTCCTACTGATACACCTACTCGTATAGTCTCAAAATCTACTCTATTCATATAATAGATAAAAAATTGACCATTTGAAATACTTTTTCCTTCATTAATTAAATATTTAAAATGATGATTTTTCAAAAGGCGGTATTTTTTTTCCATATTTTGTTCACCTTATTTTATTTTTTAAACTATGCTGTTAATTTTTTACGTCCTCTTTGACGTCTTCTTTTAATAACATTAATCCCTGTTGCAGATTTCATTCTTGCAAAAAAACCATGAGTTTTTTGATGTTTTCTCTTACTTGGTTGATATGTCGGTTTCATTTTTTTCTCCTTTTTTTAAAAATTCTAATAAAAAATCATTAAGAGTATTCTAACATAATATTTATATCTTAACAAATTATTCCTTTAATTTTGTAGAAAAGTAATGATACATGATAAAGTGTTATTTTTAGAGAATTTTTACACTAAATAATGTTACTTTTAACAAATTTTTAATTAAAAATAATATTTTAAGTGTAAATTGATGAATAATTTTTGGTCATCCATACTTTTCTACATAATTAAAAAATTATTCTGTTTATTTTTAATAAAAACAATATTAGTTTAACAAAAAAATAAATCATTTATAATATTAAATAATAAATATTATTTTTTTTATTTTTTTTATTTTTTTTAAAAGTATAATACAGATTATAATTATAAAAAAGTTATCAACATTAATCCACAATTTATCCACAATAATTATATTAATTAAAGAGGTTTTTAAA
This genomic window contains:
- the rnpA gene encoding ribonuclease P protein component, producing the protein MEKKYRLLKNHHFKYLINEGKSISNGQFFIYYMNRVDFETIRVGVSVGKKLVRFAFARNKIKRQVRGMLVDIKKDWPVDIVIMIRKNYLSNTYEENLSSLLHLLMKIPL
- the rpmH gene encoding 50S ribosomal protein L34 produces the protein MKPTYQPSKRKHQKTHGFFARMKSATGINVIKRRRQRGRKKLTA